In the genome of Lytechinus pictus isolate F3 Inbred unplaced genomic scaffold, Lp3.0 scaffold_29, whole genome shotgun sequence, one region contains:
- the LOC135158084 gene encoding uncharacterized protein LOC135158084, producing the protein MGLMYKDIVTILATECGIVISFRHLKRLLRQHGLSRRKNYSDIGEVVDFILKQVEGSGRLHGYRWMFEKCRAHHINCKKEDVRIILGVVDPEGTTQRRRRRLRRRQYSSKGPNFLWHLDSYDKLKAFGICINGCIDGFSRKIMWMNAYHTSSDPKVIGGYYIEKVSDIGGCPSVVRGDLGTENGYVRDFQRFFREDDEDGMAGIRSYLEGPSTANQRIEYWWSFLRRECMEFWIYFFRDLQDDGDFIGNFVDVNLLRFCFLHLIQAELDEVVDVWDRHLIRPSRNVQAPSGRPNIMFNLPSLYTTRDYLHGVSQERMQACKEECVFRKTIPCDEDIFELCCIVMNEVGYEYPRDRHGARLLYVALRREITHLLNN; encoded by the exons ATGGGACTCATGTACAAAGACATAGTTACGATTCTTGCCACAGAGTGTGGAATTGTAATTTCTTTCCGTCATTTGAAAAGGCTGCTCAGACAGCATGGCCTGTCAAGGAGAAAAAACTACAGTGACATCGGTGAGGTTGTAGACTTTATTCTAAAGCAGGTCGAGGGATCGGGTCGTCTGCATGGCTACCGATGGATGTTTGAAAAATGTCGGGCACAtcatatcaattgtaaaaaggaAGATGTAAGGATAATCCTTGGAGTTGTCGACCCAGAAGGGACAACtcagaggagaaggagaagactGAGGCGACGTCAGTATTCATCCAAAGGGCCAAACTTTTTGTGGCATCTGGACAGCTACGACAAACTGAAAGCATTTGGAATATGCATTAATGGCTGCATCGATGGGTTTTCCAGGAAAATAATGTGGATGAACGCCTACCACACTTCATCAGACCCGAAGGTGATTGGAGGGTACTACATAGAAAAGGTGTCAGACATCGGAGGATGTCCATCTGTTGTACGTGGGGATCTAGGTACCGAGAATGGATATGTGCGTGACTTTCAAAGGTTCTTCCGTGAGGACGACGAAGATGGCATGGCGGGCATTCGCAGTTATCTAGAAGGTCCAAGCACCGCCAATCAAAGGATCGAGTACTGGTGGTCCTTCCTTCGAAGGGAGTGCATGGAATTTTGGATCTATTTTTTTCGCGATTTGCAAGATGACGGTGATTTCATTGGCAATTTCGTAGATGTCAATCTCCTACGGTTTTGTTTCTTACATCTTATCCAG GCTGAGCTTGATGAAGTGGTAGATGTATGGGATCGGCATCTCATTAGACCATCGAGGAACGTCCAAGCTCCTAGCGGCCGCCCAAACATCATGTTCAACTTGCCGTCTTTGTACACTACAAGAGATTATCTGCATGGTGTGAGCCAGGAACGTATGCAAGCATGCAAAGAGGAATGtgttttcagaaaaacaatACCATGTGATGAAGACATCTTTGAACTCTGTTGCATCGTGATGAATGAAGTTGGGTACGAGTATCCAAGAGACCGACACGGTGCTCGACTTCTTTATGTAGCTCTTCGACGTGAGATAACACACTTGCTTAACAATTAA
- the LOC135158083 gene encoding uncharacterized protein LOC135158083: protein MVDRLKIKIKKSQKKNIGNRNAEKEERRVEIGWKDFDVASMEYKQIRTSKGGGTRHLKLGENATAGDVIKEGRRLFFPDNMSFRGHVDDFYFHVEDFRGKLFSEGNVEDLYLETEVKMLRIYICSKKKGKSQKTSNDTDEDISFYPDEADEDLDETLPMIPLTPETGISHTAIESVIDLTLFELVPQPEQEQEMESDHEQPSTSNAPPSRTEGLAIEEPLLTQGLQILGEELEKRSLVKLHRCMVITELLCIFKAPDMMTSPLKFEFVDELGIDAEGVSRDVYTIFWKQFFEMYADGEDFRVPGLCPELGPEEWKAVGRILVKGFIDHKIFPLRMAPAFVIGMLFGEDAVLPDTLMESFKLYLNDGDRACVQSALSGNTTEEEHEALVDLLDREGGHTIPKEGESLALMFQLAHKVIIQNGSYAMQCMREVVTPQLLSKLPTPSVVLSIYQELQPTTKKVCEIFSAIPSNQEESNSVRFLMQYIKGQDKKGLKKINAFSDRI, encoded by the coding sequence ATGGTAGACAGATTAAAAATTAAGATCAAGAAATCtcagaagaaaaatattggtaacAGGAATgcagaaaaagaggaaaggagggTGGAGATAGGGTGGAAAGACTTTGATGTGGCCAGTATGGAGTACAAGCAGATTCGAACATCTAAGGGTGGCGGAACGAGGCATCTAAAGTTGGGGGAAAATGCAACAGCTGGCGATGTCATCAAGGAGGGGAGGAGACTTTTCTTTCCAGATAATATGTCATTCAGAGGTCATGTGGATGATTTCTATTTCCATGTGGAAGATTTTCGAGGAAAGCTATTTTCCGAGGGTAATGTAGAAGATCTGTACCTAGAGACAGAAGTAAAAATGTTGCGGATATATATTTGCTcaaagaagaagggaaagagTCAAAAGACATCCAATGACACTGACGAAGACATCTCATTCTATCCTGATGAGGCAGATGAGGACTTGGATGAAACATTACCAATGATTCCGTTGACTCCGGAAACGGGTATTAGCCATACTGCCATTGAGTCAGTAATTGATCTAACCCTCTTTGAATTAGTACCACAACCAGAACAGGAGCAGGAAATGGAGTCCGATCATGAGCAACCGAGCACTAGCAATGCTCCACCCTCAAGAACTGAAGGTCTTGCTATTGAGGAACCACTACTAACACAAGGTCTACAAATTCTGGGAGAAGAGTTGGAAAAGCGTTCATTGGTAAAGCTGCACAGATGCATGGTTATAACTGAACTCCTGTGTATTTTCAAAGCACCTGATATGATGACATCCCCTCTAAAATTCGAGTTTGTGGACGAACTTGGAATTGATGCAGAAGGAGTGTCGAGAGATGTTTACACAATCTTttggaaacaattttttgaaatgtatgCTGATGGGGAAGATTTCAGAGTTCCAGGTTTGTGCCCAGAACTAGGGCCAGAAGAGTGGAAAGCCGTTGGAAGAATCCTTGTGAAAGGATTCATAGACCACAAAATTTTCCCTCTTAGAATGGCACCAGCTTTCGTCATTGGCATGCTATTTGGTGAAGATGCAGTCCTGCCTGACACTTTGATGGAGTCTTTCAAGCTTTACCTTAATGATGGAGATCGAGCTTGTGTTCAGTCTGCACTGTCTGGAAACACAACAGAGGAAGAGCATGAAGCACTCGTTGACCTCCTTGACCGAGAAGGTGGGCATACCATACCAAAAGAAGGGGAATCGTTAGCACTTATGTTCCAGTTGGCGCACAAGGTCATCATCCAGAACGGGAGCTATGCGATGCAGTGTATGAGGGAAGTTGTGACTCCTCAGTTGTTAAGCAAGCTTCCAACCCCCTCGGTAGTTCTCAGCATATACCAAGAGCTCCAACCTACAACAAAGAAAGTCTGTGAGATCTTTTCAGCTATTCCATCCAACCAGGAAGAGTCAAACTCGGTGCGTTTCCTCATGCAGTACATTAAGGGGCAAGACAAGAAaggattgaaaaaaattaatgcatTTTCTGACAGGATCTGA